Part of the Ammospiza nelsoni isolate bAmmNel1 chromosome 6, bAmmNel1.pri, whole genome shotgun sequence genome is shown below.
TAGCTGCCTGTGAATCTGTCACCCATAATGGTCAGTGGCAGCACACACTTGATCTTGGTCACATTTGATCTTGGTCACTTCAGTGCATCAGCATGGTGGGCAAGCtcagaatataaaatattgcCATAATGTCAGTGTTTGTGGTCATCTGAAATATCAGACTCACCTTGCAAAATGCTGGATTTGAATGCACCTTACTTTCTCTGTGTATGTGGAATTGTTGGAATTTTCtttatgagaaatattttttgtgataCTCTGGTTGCTAGGGACAAACAATGGTAGTGAATGGTTTCCTGGATACAGAAGAATACAGAGATTCCTGCTCTTTCAATTATTAGGAATATGTatctaaaaggaaaagaatactGGTAATGTGGCATGACAGAGACCAGTGGAAGTAGAATTAAATGCAATAGGTAAGAAAAGATCTGACAAAGGCTGAAAAtgctaacagaaaaaaaagcaaaatccaaTTTGTTGCCTCCAAGGTTTCATTTTGCCCATTTTATTTGCCCAGGTCTGCTGGCAAATAAAAGATCTCCTAATTAAAGCAGGCATCTGCAGAGTGACTGCATTGCTGCCACTGACCCAGGCCAGCAAGGTGCTGAGTGAACACTCCTCATTTCCTATCCACAGTGAAGTGTGAATGAGGGGCCCGCAGCCATCCAGGGCTTGCTTGATTTGTGCTTTGGAAAAGTGACCAAAAATagcaggcagggaagaaaaTGGAGCCAAAGCATGGAGGGGTTCCCAGTTTGCTTGTTGAGGTCATTGAAAGCCCTCTCTGCTTAGCAACAAGTTTGAGGCAAGTAATGATGAACTTTGCCACAAAAATGCTTGGAGTTGTATCATAAACATAATCTTACCTTGCCTTTAACCTCTCTCCCTGGCTCTGGTGTTTCCAGGCGGGCTGCAGCAAAGGCTGGAATGAAATGGCTGGCACTGGGTAGAGCACATTCTGGATTCATAGTGACTTCATTCTAGTGCTGATCCCTTTGAACATAAAACAGGAAGCATGAATGTATTAGAGCAATCCTTGTGGATTACTTTGTATGAGGAAGAAACTGTGGTTCCTTTTTGGGCATGTTTGCCTCCGTGCCTCCAGCAAAAGCTCTCTGGGGTAGAACAAGGAGCAGCAAAGTGTGTGAAGCAGCACTGACCTTGTCTCCCCCATGAGCAATTCATGCAGGGCATCTGAGGCCTTGCTGGGTCCGGGCTGGCAGAGGCTATTTATAAGTTTTGcattaaacaaacaaatgctGAAGCTGTTCTTTGTGCTGCAAGGGATGAAGCCAGAGCTGTGGACTTGGAGACCGTGGTTAAAGAGCTGAAGCCCCTGCCTCAGCCACAAGCTGCTGTTCCTTGTATTTGCAGCATGTCCTTTGGTGAAGGAAGGGGCATGCAGCAGGGATTGCACTGACAAGAGCATGACATATGTCACTAATTGAAACCACACACAGAATAGGGCATTCTCCCCATGTATGTGATGTGGGgactcagctgctgcagtgtgtgaGAGCCCTGACTGACCTTGCATTAGCAGAGAGGGACCTTGaactctctcagcctgcagaaaagtCAGGGGTGGATTCACTGAGacagaaagataaaataaatgcaCAGCTCTTTCAGCACTTCCCTCCATTTGCCTCATATCATAAATATCAATACAAATATAGAAATACAGAGGTAAACAGTTTGCCCAGCCTGCCCTTTTCATATGCATGCATTTCTGCTGTGAAAGGCTTTATGTAACTCCTGACAGCAGATTGCAAAATAATGCCTGGGTTATGGAAGGAAGCCACAAGCCATTACATTGCATTACTGTAATGTAATGGGTCCCTGAGATGAGCCAGATTTGGAGAGCTTGCTTTTATTGTAAACCTTGTACCCCATCCAGCCCACTGGCATtgatttctctttgttttccccAGAGATCAAAGACCACAAGGCCAGAATAGCAGCTAGACAGGAACTGAGCCACTGGGGTTTGGCCCCAAACAGAAACTCATGAGTCAAAACTGTGCTGTTTATTTGAAGGGATGCAATACCAGTGACAGAACTTCTTCAGATGGATGCTGATGACCAATCTGCTGAAAAGTGAATTTCTCATTAGCCTAGAGAAATGACATTGTAATTAATCTCTTCCTATGTTTCTTTGCTAAGTAAAGGCTGCTGTGACAAGTGCTGCcatcatttaaattttttaactGAATGTAGGgaatagacaaaaaaaaagaatctgtaTTTACTTTGTGTTTCTCCTGTGCAAATGTCATACCACTTTCATGTTGGCAATAAGTGCAGAAGTGCTGATTCAATCACTTATTTACATAATCCcctcagatttttcttttatatcaTTGTTGATAATGAAAAGATTTTCTCAGCTGGGAAAACAAAGGGAAGCGGGCAAGTTCTGAATGTGAATAGGCTGAAGTGACATAAAAAGATGGTAATTTGCATTAGTAAAAATAATCAGAATGTGGATGACTGAAATGATGGTAAATAGCATCTATCCCTACCTGCTCTGAGGAGCATCCACCCCGTGACAGTTCAGCTGCAGCATGTGGAGCAGCCCTACACCAATTgcttggcacagcacagcacagtgtaATTACCACAGAGCATGGAGGAACTTTGCAGAGAACACTTTTAAAATACTCATATTCACATTTTAATAATGTGCAGTACAGtaaggaggagcagaggcacagcttAGGGCACTGTTGGCTGCAGAGACTGTGTGGTTTTGGGAAGGCTCctgccacagggaaggaaaTGCAGGAGCTCACCCTGCACATACAGTGCTGGAAATATAGAGCTCTTGATAAGCTATTCTTGTGAGATGACTGAGCAGGAAAGAtgtggctctggagcagctgccctgcctagagatgcacagcctgtgctgtgtcttTGTTGCATAGCCTCGGTTCTTGTTCCCAAAATCCCggctcaggctgtgcccagcagctcagggggaTGCACCCCTTCCATGGCTGGGGGGACCAGGGCTGCCTCCACCCCAGAGCCTCAGAGACAGAGCCCTTGAATAACCAAAAACAtctccagcagctcttgggGGCACTTGGTGTGTGTTTTGCTAATGGAGACAAACATGAGAGCGAGTACAAAACTGTCAAACACAGCACACTGACAGCAAAGTGCAGGGTTTAGCTCAGAGAGGCCAGTGTAGAGCTACAACCCCCAAACAAATCTTGTTATTAAAGCAGAGGGTGtgtgttttaaaaagcaaactgGATGAGAGAGCTCATCTCTATTAACTTGAAGAGGATTGGTCCAGTAAGGAGAGAGTtagcagtgcagggagcagcctgcTGCCACTGAAGCTCAGACTCTGATAATCCAGTGAGAGCTCTCTTGAAGATGAAACACATCTTCAGCCCTTCTGGAAGATTAGCAAGCTGAAAAGCAATTATAGTCATGGCAATCATTTAATAATTTCCTTAAAATCAAATTTGTATACATTTTTTAGCTGtctttcccctttttaaaaactgtagtTTAATAGTATTGCTTCTGATATTGATATGATGacaaatgcattaaaaaataattgaaacaaaactgaaaaaaaatctaaatgttAATACAGAAACTCCTAAGTGTTGTTTTCTTAACAATTCTTCCAGGAGCTTTGCTTACCTAACCACTTATTATTGTTTTCTAGGGGAAAAATGGACTCATCTTCTGGAAGAAGTAACCTTTacctcctgcagcaccaagaGCCTGTGGCTCACAAGATCCTGTTTAGTTTTTTTCATGTTCCTGGCTTTGAGGAAGCTCCAGGACTGGGCTTGAAGCTCCCAAAAGCTATTCCAGCCACCGAAATAAAAGCACATTTATTACCTGTGTATCAGATCTCTCTGAATGGGTAAAAAAAGTTAGTTTATCAGGCTCTCTTTTCCTGCACCAAACTCTTCCAAAGGCAGTGATGCCTCCGAAACTGCATATTATTTACTTCAGCTCAAAATGTGATCTGTGTTTTTCTAAAGATTCAGCATGTTTTTCAACTCAGCAGTCAATCTGCCCATTGTAGACTATGGCTGTGGGTGGTGGGGAAGACACAGAGCCACCTTCACACTTCAAAACACTTCCATTGCAGATCCAGGCATTAAACAGACAAATTGTTTGGCTCAGGCTGAAACCTGATGTACGCTCATTGAAGTCTGCTGGCAATTTTCcctgtattttaaagaaaggtGTTTTGTGTTTCCATAGTAACTCCAGCTCCTTTCCTGAGCTGTCTGATGCACTGCTGGTATTACACAACCTATTGTGTGAGGAGGGAGTGAGGAGCAGCATTGACAAGACTACTGAATTTAAGGATTATGAAATTACAGCCACTGAgtgggggctggggagggaaagggcagACACAGCAGCTTTTGGCCATGTACAGTTTTGCTCCTTGGGAGTTTAGATAGAGAACCATGGAATTGtagaatggttttggttggagggaccttaaagatcctctTAGTTCCaattcccctgccatgggaaggaaCAACTTCcaccagagcaggctgctcagagctccatccaacctggccttgaagtctgccagggatggggcatccacagcttctctgaacaACCTGTGCCAGCCTCTCAACACCTCCACagtaaagaattccttcctgatatctcatctaaacctgctctcagtctgaagccattcctTTATCCTGTAAAGAGTCCCTCTCCACTTATTGTGTAGGCTCCCTTCTGCCACAGGAATGGCTGCAAGAAAAACAGGAGGAAtggaagggaggagaaggaataaACAGGCTGAGTCACACTGCCTGCTGTTCCTCTGTGGAGCTCTCAGAGGAGCTGAGATGAGCCCAAGCTGTTTCacaggctgggctcaggccctTATGCAGCAGTGTCATGGACAGGCTgggtccagccctggcagtgccaggggggtttggggtccctACACAAGGAGGGAGGCTTGTAGATGGCTtcacctgccagctcctggggagcacagctggaaatgctgcttctcACCAAGGCTGCCTGCCCCCTGCAAGAGGGAGATCACAGCTCTTGAGTGGAAATAATTAATCACTGACAAATAAGGAACATTGCTGGATTTTAGTGATGTCTTAGAGAAACAGCTGtctgtagggggatacagtatgggtgaatgaaggtggtatagaatgtaatcttatcccctaaagagttgcagctgaaccaattactaaagattaggagcaggcgtgatgttaacaggccacacctgtagccaataagaagagtgttataaaagagtggattggcgGGATCTGGAGTTAGATGACAGCTGcaaggacaaggaagagtcagtgttTAGAGGAGTTGCCTACAAGAACTTTCAAGGAGGTATGAACCTCTAGCAATaaggaacccttgcaatgtaatgacaatacAACTCTTGCACCATAATAACAATAGCTGTCTATAAAAGGCATGAAGACTTATATAACTGTGTGTCCAGATGTGTAAAAACTGGGTTATGTGCTGCTCACACACCTCATTTTGAGTGGTACTAATGATCGGTCCTTGGATTAAACCCATTCCAATAGGGCCAAAATTGTGGGAACTACAGGCCTGCCAGCCTGCCCCACCTCTCTTTAAAAAAGGGCTTCTTGATACTaaagtgtgtccagagaaggataACAAGGCTCCTGAAAGgctttgaaaatgtgttttatgagaagtggctgagggagctaggtttgtttagcctggaggaggctcaggggagagcTCATGGCTCCCTACACCTGCCTGAGGGGAGGCTGCCgtgagctgggggctgctctctcctgcagggagaggaCTCGAAGAAATGGTTTTGAGCTGAGCCAGGGGATATTCAGATTACACACTAGGAGAAATTCTTTCACTCTCAGcgtggtcaggcactggaacaggctgcccagggaggcggTGGAGTcgccatccctggaggtgttcaaggcgTTTCTGGATCTGGCGCTGGGTGACACGGTTTAGTGGTTACAGTGCTGTTTTGGTACTTGGACTGGATGACTTTGGAAGTTCCATCCCTGACAactacaggaatatttttctgcCGGCCGGCCCGCGCCGGGAACCACCGTGTAGCGCCGCCGTTCCCGCGGGGACGCCGCCAGGCGCGGCCGGCGCCCCACGTGAGGCGCGGCAGGCGGAAGTGAtggcggcggggcccgggcggcggcgcggcggccaCAAGCGGCAGTGAGGCGGCCACAGAGCGCCGGGCCCGACATGGCGGCCCGCGGGGCGCCCCTCTgctcgctgctgctgctggccgcACTGGCGGGGCTGGGCGCCGAGGCCAAGGTGAGCGGGGTGGGGGGGGCGGGTCACGGTGGTGCTCCCGGTATAGGGCCCTCCCTCCGTCCGCTGCCCCCGCCGGGCGCTCGGTTCCCGCGGGTGGTCCCGCCTTTCTGGCCCCACTGCTGCCTCGGGCGGCTGTAGGGGAAGGCCGGAGCCGGTGGTTTCGTGCGGGCGCTGCCCTGTCCCGCTCggtggagcagcagggcccGCCGGCGCGGCCTCGGCGCCCGCCTCGGTTCCTGCGCTCCCGGTAAGCTCGTAGCCATTGTTGTCGCTTTGCCGTGGTGCCCGGGGACACCGTCACACAGAGCTACGAGTGGAGATGGagctgccggggctgggggggctgagCTCCGCTCGGTGCCCGGCTCAGCCGCGCTGGGTGCGGGCGCTGCGCTCTGGCCCTGCCCTCATAGCCGGGACTGTCCCGCGGCTCTCGGCGGCGGGCAGCGACACCGGGCCCTCTACGGTCACAGCACCCGCGTTTGATTTGTCCCCTAAAACTTGTgggttttctccttttcaatGGTAATCAGCGGTTTGACCCCTCCGCGGGGGGAGCAGGTCCGGTGTAGGATATGGTACATGGGGTCTGCATTTACATTCCTCTCCTGAgaccccctgccctgctgcacccGGCTCTggctccccagcactgcaaggACGTGGAGCCAGTCCAGAGGAGCCATGGAAAGGAtcaaagggctggagcacctctgctgtgaggaaagactgagggaattgtttagcctggagaaaaggagactcaggggtgaccttatcactctctacaacttcctgaagggtggctgtggtgagctgggggtcagtctctttctccgggcgacaacagatagaacaagaggacacaggctcaagctgcgtcaagggagatgcaagttaGAATGAAGatggaagtattttacagaaagagtggtcagatactggaatcatctacccagtgaggtggtggagtcatcatccctcgaagagttcaaaaaaagactggatgtggcacttgctgccatgatctagttgaattgttagaacatgggttggacttgatgatcttacaggtctctcccagccttgaatttctgtgaattGGGattgtttagtctggagaagaggTGCCCTAATTGCAGTACCTGAAATCTATAAGAGAGATGGGGAAGAGCTGGTTACATGGGCAGGTAGTGTCAGGACAAAGTTTTACACTGAAAGTGGGTAGggttaggttggatatcaggaagaaagtcttctctgtgagggtgatgaggcactggcacaggctgcccagaagctgtgggtgccctgaGCCTGGTAGGGTTCCAGGacagcttggacagggctttgagcagcctggcctagtggaagctgtccctgcctgtggcaggggagttggaactggatgatcccttccaatccaaagcTTTCTATAATTCTGTGCTAGTGCACTCAGGGTTTCCCAACTGACCTGTGCTCAGTGTTACTCTGACTTGGCTGCTCGGTACAGGAGTTCATTGCCAATACTTGTTCACACGTTCTTTTGTAATGCCACTAGAAATTGTCCTGAACTTTAGATAAGCCATGTTTATCCTCTCTCTTGTTATTTGCTAAACTAAGCTTAGCATTCTTTAAAGCTCATCCCTGTATCTGACAAGCAGCTGTCCTTGTAAGCTGAGTAGTTGAGTAATCAACATCAGCAACTTCTGCATGTGTGATTTTTCTTGGAAAGAGGAATGAGCTTAAACTCCATTTTTCCGCATCAAGAATTGTGTTTCTATCTCAAAAGTAGTGTTACTTGACAAATTGCTCTACTCACTTAGTAATTCTGAAGTAATTCTTGTTCTTAAACTTGCAGGAAGTCCTGAGTAAGACTGTTCAGAGATACTTGCAAGTAATTTGTGTTAAATATTTCAAGTCATATGTAAAGAATGCCTGAttatataaattacataatAAGATAATTTGTTCTATGTGTGTTGTTTGCTTCACTTCTAGAACTCTGAGGATGTCCGGTGTAAATGCATCTGCCCTCCTTACAAGGACCACTCAGGCCATATTTACAACAAAAATGTTTCACAGAAAGACTGGTGAGTGTGTGTGGCACATACAAAGCGATAATAAATCTTACTGGTTAAAGCCTTGCTCTGTAGAGATTATATATGGATCTCCTGTGgtggtgccaggacagagcagagcattTCCATAACTTACTggagcttttctttcagaagtgCTCCAGAATTCAGCTCTAGCAAGGGACAAGGCTTCAACCCTCTagcttttgctgttttctcttttggttTGCTTGCATGTTTGTTTATTTAGACTTGGAAGTagtagaagggaaaaaagtgatGTGTTTTGAATCCAGTGACTTGGAATGGTGTAAAGGCAAGGGAGCCTTTACAAACCTGGAACTGGGGCTTGGGAGTATTTTCTTTGCTTGCTCTACTCTTAAAAACCATTTCATCATTTAGGAACTGTTGTTTCTGGAGTTTTGTGAGGTTCTAGTAGATTTTGCACTTTTTAGCaacttggagaagaaaaaattctgatACTAGTATTTCTTATATTCTCATTAAGAGACCTTCTACTGTACTTAATCAACATAGAAGATTTCTGCAGAACTTGGGCAGTGTATTGACACAAGCTTTCAGCCACAGGAACAGCGATTGTGCCTGgcatgtatttttcatttttgtagcTTGAATGCTGCTTTCTTCCACAGAGGAAAATGTTGCTCTGCTTTCACATAAATGAGACAAATAAACCTTCCACTCCTCTCCAGAGGCTGAGAGGTGGCACTCAGCAGTTGCAGCTATGAAGAAGTACAAACAAGACAGAAGAGAGGAGCTGGTGCCTGGCTGAGTGTTTGCAGCACTGTAATTTACCAGTAAAGTGTTGAGTGCCcggctgctgctgtcacttgAGGCCTCGTGTttcactccctgctgctgcctgtgccagcactggggtAACCAGGAGAAGGGTGAAACAGGATcctggttgtgtcagtgcttGCAGGGACCTGGGGTCTGAGCTCTGAGTAACAGCCTCAGTCAGCAGGAAGACCAGCATTATGGAAGCTGTTGTTGGAAGCAGTTGTCTCATGGCAGCTGGGTTTTAATGCTATAGAGAGCCCATAATATTGTCAACCACACTTTTCCACTGGGGACTGACTTACATTTGGTAATCTTTTAAGTCAAATGCTATTGCTGAAAGCCGAATGCTCTTTATTCACTGTCTTGGTGCTTAGAGAAACAAACCATCTgacttccttttttatttccccaaTGTCTGTACCTTGTGATGACAAGAAATTCAGTTCATGAATGTCAAAGAGAGGCTAATCTCCCTTCAGACAGTGAAAGGATGGAATAAGGCTCTTTTGAGTATGGTGAAGAAAGAAGGGGAATTAGTAGCTGGAATTTACTTTTATCCATGATGTCAGTGTCAAATGATGCATTGTGCTGGATTCATATCCTTGGACTTGTTCTGCTAACAGCTTTAATACTTTCTCTGAAAAAGGAAGACATGGTATTGAGttagaaaaatcttaaaacttGTTTAGCAGCTTGTCAGTAGCtgaatttctcatttaaatggCATAACTATGCTGTAGTGATTTATTTGTACCTGCACTTTCGAACAGCTGAACTTAAGCAAGCTGAGctcctcagcccctgcagcagagtGGAACAGCTCAGTCAAAGCCAGCTCCAAACTGACTGGGCAGTTTGTGTTTCCTCAGTGACTGTCTCCATGTGGTGGAGCCCATGCCTGTCCCTGGACCTGATGTAGAAGCTTATTGTTTACGTTGTGAGTGCAAATATGAGGAGAGAAGCTCAGTCACAATTAAGGTAAGCAGTGTAACTCTGTTGGCATGTATCAAAGACTTCAGCTGTTTAGTAAATATGTCTATTGTCTTTTAGAGAAATGctgtttttaaagggaaaactGTTCTAAGGCAGCCTAAAATGTAACTTCTTTGTAGTAGCTGTTTACAATCTTTAGCAGTAACAATAGCATCAAACTTTAGCTGAAGAAGAGGCCCTTTATTGAAATCTCCACTTTTGAGATCAGACTTTACATCTTGCtgaaattctgaatattttaagaCATTTGGTCAAGCtttgtgctttcttttccttattattCCAGAGGACCTCTCATTACACAGCTGCTTTACTTTCTTACtataaattttctttatctttatTTATACTaacagatgttttctgtgctcttcaCATTCTTGCCCCATTAGAGCCCTTGAGGCCTGGACTGCTGTGAAGAGATTGCAGAATGTCTTTTGGTTTTTGACAACACAGATGTctttattttgggattttacaagtttggtgttttgttttgcttggtgACTGAATTCAGGTCTATGCTAGACAAAGGGAGATCAGTGGGGGATGCCCCAGATTTGTCACCGGTTtaatggccaggctggacagtTGTCCTGGTGGAAGTGAGAGTTATAACACTGAATTGTTTACAGAAGCATAGCCTAAGATTCTTTGCAAGGTCTCACAGTTTCAAGCTGCCCTAAACCCTTCTAATACCATGTTGTAGTCTTTTCTTTCTGGGTTTTAAATCTTCTGGTGACTCTACCAAAGATCAAACTTTGCCTATACTCATCTTTTGGTCCTTGCTGCTTGTTGTGAGAGTGGGGGGAGAAGTCACAGTCTTGGCATAAACTGTGCTTGCATTATGTAGGTGACAATCATCATATACCTGTCCATTTTGGGCCTGCTTCTTCTGTACATGGTGTACCTTACCCTGGTGGAGCCCATCCTGAAGAG
Proteins encoded:
- the TMEM9B gene encoding transmembrane protein 9B isoform X1: MAARGAPLCSLLLLAALAGLGAEAKNSEDVRCKCICPPYKDHSGHIYNKNVSQKDCDCLHVVEPMPVPGPDVEAYCLRCECKYEERSSVTIKVTIIIYLSILGLLLLYMVYLTLVEPILKRRLFGHSQLIQSDEDIGDQQPFANAHDVLARSRSRANVLNKVEYAQQRWKLQVQEQRKSVFDRHVVLS
- the TMEM9B gene encoding transmembrane protein 9B isoform X2: MTAARTRKSQCLEELPTRTFKENSEDVRCKCICPPYKDHSGHIYNKNVSQKDCDCLHVVEPMPVPGPDVEAYCLRCECKYEERSSVTIKVTIIIYLSILGLLLLYMVYLTLVEPILKRRLFGHSQLIQSDEDIGDQQPFANAHDVLARSRSRANVLNKVEYAQQRWKLQVQEQRKSVFDRHVVLS